A window of the Dictyostelium discoideum AX4 chromosome 4 chromosome, whole genome shotgun sequence genome harbors these coding sequences:
- a CDS encoding hypothetical protein (P42942 Hypothetical 45.2 kDa GTP-binding protein in TRX1-ZPR1 intergenic region) — protein MSHELIIGCIGKPSAGKSSFLNAATDSTAKVGNYPFTTIEPNIGVAYYLTECPCKKYDKSSLCSPRYGSCKDGNRNIPVKMLDVAGLVPGASEGKGLGNQFLDDLRHAHVLLHVVDVSGNTNEKGEETTGYDPINDIQWLKEEIHSWIFNNLWKRWGNIIRKQASTKSPADLILQKKLSGYGTRISVVRQSLENIDLREPINLSVWTDDDVHKFVNSFLDVRFPTVLALNKVDQSTSDLNISRICSKYPDYSMIPTSALAECFLRKMKSQGFIEYKEGDDNFKTYDDCSDNEKINTKLKQSDDKLKGRLEKLRDLVLFRYGSTGIQTAIKEAVELKKFIPVYPVKNLKSLSCDKSGGSILRDCMLVPQGTQVREFAGMLHPDLDKYYLYAEGITGQRLGETDEITLSNNIIKFTTAAIEQSNNNNSNNNNNNDD, from the exons atgtcacatgaattaattattggttGTATTGGTAAACCATCAGCAGGTAAGAGTAGTTTTTTAAATGCAGCAACAGATTCTACAGCAAAAGTTGGTAATTATCCATTCACAACGATTGAACCAAATATAGGAGTTGCATATTATTTAACAGAATGTCCATGTAAAAAATATGATAAAAGTTCATTATGTTCACCAAGATATGGATCATGTAAAGATGGTAATAGAAATATACCAGTGAAAATGTTAGATGTTGCAGGATTAGTACCAGGTGCATCAGAAGGTAAAGGATTAGGAAATCAATTCCTCGATGATCTTCGTCATGCTCATGTACTCCTTCATGTCGTTGATGTATCTGGTAATACAAATGAAAAAGGTGAAGAAACCACTGGTTATGATCCAATAAATGATATTCAATGgttaaaagaagaaattcATTCTtggatttttaataatctttgGAAAAGATGGGGTAATATAATTAGAAAACAAGCTTCAACaa aaagTCCAGCagatttaatattacaaaagaaattatcagGATATGGTACAAGAATATCAGTAGTTAGACAATCATTAGAGAATATAGATTTAAGGgaaccaattaatttatcagtGTGGACAGATGATGATGTTcataaatttgtaaattcatttttagatGTTAGATTTCCAACAGTTTTAGCATTGAATAAAGTTGATCAATCAACATCAGATTTAAATATCTCAAGAATTTGTTCAAAATATCCAGACTATTCAATGATACCAACCAGTGCATTAGCTGAATGTTTCTTACGTAAAATGAAATCTCAAGGATTTATAGAATATAAAGAAGGTGACGACAATTTTAAAACCTATGATGATTGTAGTGACAATGAGAAAATCaatacaaaattaaaacaatctgatgataaattaaaaggtaGATTAGAGAAACTCAGAGATTTAGTATTATTTAGATATGGTTCAACTGGTATTCAAACTGCAATAAAAGAAGCTGtagaattaaagaaattcatACCAGTTTATCctgttaaaaatttaaaaagtttatcaTGTGATAAATCTGGTGGTAGCATACTTAGGGATTGTATGTTAGTACCACAAGGAACTCAAGTTAGAGAATTTGCAGGTATGTTACATCCTGATCttgataaatattatttatatgcTGAAGGTATAACTGGTCAACGTTTAGGTGAAACTGATGAAATtacattatcaaataatattattaaatttacaactGCTGCTATTgaacaatcaaataataataatagtaataataataataataatgatgattga
- a CDS encoding BRD group protein gives MVMMEGVTPPPTAKVIPFSLKKKKPAALVPTTATVATTTTTTTTNSTTNQNSNDNTPVVIETNNNNNNNNNNNNNINNTTETIATTTETTETTATIENDSPTISSEKIKTSTMEPINPASIISNNNNNNNNNNNNNNNNNNNNNNNNDNDNNNDTIMKNIEDEEEDLYTDITFVSGPSTNVEAEDEQEEVEKQPQQTQPQQQQQQRLDINKKTDTNINGVIQMDTDSKSLSSSSSSSSRYQKTPKKNNNNNNNNNNSINNKANNEAFFDKDSFKIKLQVINPESYSEEEIQDINLNSVTSEVYMNPTTLGDKLQQHQQQQHQKQQQKQKNKNTTTSNNNNKNKNNNKNHHDHAGSKDQINSLEDEKRYTQRYRYLKSNEEILNKPVFKEIEESPMAPYNKPSGYIIYQEKSSEMLHDEVEYDMDSEDEKWLEEFNKTTNNNYSEDIFEYVIDRLEKETFKYKQEIGSDMFPHFSSVEADDVCGVCFDGTSDDTNQIVYCDGCDIAVHQDCYGILLIPEGHWFCQKCESPDKDSISCVLCFKKNGSFKQTIDGEWVHLVCAYNIPELSQIIKKGSGREKLGPPGLLSNILKKRKKLKCIICKKIGGACIQCRERHCSVAFHPYCIKMNQKSMIDENLNPHIIFCKKHFLRNNNINGNVKDILDDDGSSSDGSEKENSSDDDDYTDSSDEHDISGDDDNDDDDNDDDSFEVIKTPSKKSHISNKSSKSTPSKSNTNLKSKPQPPKPKLKSKSKSTPSKKKANHKKKKKKIDSTDEDEDSNNEKEDENEEDEDEEDSEEEEEEEEEEKEEKEKINNKNKKRNNKNNKNNNIIIDGRKKKKLKTTDSNNNKVATVTAKDTTTTTTTTTTTTTTTSTTTTGITAKKVGLISSSRAAKVIRKVPSTFVHAVYDYWVKKRISRSGLALIKRFQPSILFSLRSTLHAKDPGINSVSDYNKMLSIREDLERTRTILELVKKREKQKRELIINIRNEIESTILNDYYFLRMVLKSLESIEQLRPFYVPVLEEEAPSYFLIIKQPMSFQQIKQSLNTYAYENTDDFWKDITLIYTNAQLFNCSKTSVYKASRLLQEIANKLESDCPPKVTPEELDDFIKNIKYPSKKLLTTNHKKFSTPLKSVSSSVSSSSSSSNTTNTQSTPIKTTPTETPKPTSRTRSMVAQEQEQEQGKGKEKEQEKEKEQGKGKGKEKEKEKEKEKEKEKEKEKEKEKEKEKEKEKEKEKEKENEEQVIPKKRRGCPSQPAPRTRQSDSKLASIEPTEDQRLSKTPPTSKATSSKTTQPITPKTPQPTTPKTPQPATPKTPQPPRTTPTSSSKTPNITSPMSASKIITRSSTPSKTTLQKKEIPPQKKITAKQTPQRIIKPTLKSQQVIPATTSTISRTRRNLQKQLEETLENDQDQKELVEENENENENENENENENENENENENENENENEEEEIEEQEMKQKEEKEEEEEDDEGEEQKGIIQKGDEIDTDVEDYGVKRKKKSLSPLKLTIPNTNQLMLLDTMNTQTEKKSRSKSILDQTTKDLFVVPQIIKRVAIMSQLKHIPLEINFSKEITDDLRELLSITQEIQSIEKGGFLSHANRAVSSKEGLKFIEHIDLRIFRGTYDHDKKLFWYHLEKIAQRIPPQFSKSKKLTLEKISELKEKYEQNHPEILDEENNEEENDE, from the exons atggtaATGATGGAAGGAGTTACCCCACCCCCAACAGCAAAAGTAataccattttcattaaaaaaaaagaagccTGCTGCCTTAGTACCAACTACGGCAACTGtggcaacaacaacaacaacaacaacaacaaattcaactacgaatcaaaattcaaatgataatacaCCAGTTGTAAtcgaaacaaataataataataataataataataataataataataatattaataatacaacagAAACTATAGCAACAACCACAGAAACAACAgaaacaacagcaacaatagAAAATGATTCACCGACAATTTCATCagagaaaattaaaacatcaaCTATGGAACCAATAAATCCTGCATCAAtaatttctaataataataataataataataataataataataataataataataataataataataataataataataatgataatgataataataatgatacaataatgaaaaatattgaaGACGAGGAAGAGGATTTATATACAGATATTACATTTGTTAGTGGACCTTCTACGAATGTCGAGGCTGAAGATGAACAAGAGGAAGTAGaaaaacaaccacaacaaacacaaccacaacaacaacaacaacaaagattggatataaataaaaaaaccgaTACGAATATAAATGGTGTTATACAAATGGATACAGATTCGAAATCATtgtcgtcatcatcatcatcatcatctagATATCaaaaaacaccaaaaaagaataataataataataataataataataattcaataaataataaagcgAACAATGAAGCattttttgataaagattcatttaaaataaaactacaGGTTATTAATCCAGAATCATATTCAGAGGAGGAAATTCaagatattaatttaaattcagtTACATCTGAAGTTTATATGAATCCAACAACGTTAGGTGATAAATTACAGCAgcatcaacaacagcaacatcaaaaacaacaacaaaaacaaaaaaataaaaataccaccacctccaataataataataaaaataaaaataataataaaaatcatcATGATCATGCTGGTAGTAAAGatcaaattaattcattagaGGATGAAAAGAGGTATACACAAAGATATAGATATTTAAAGAGTAATGAAGAgatattaaataaaccaGTTTTTAAAGAGATTGAAGAGAGTCCAATGGCTCCATATAATAAGCCGTCTGGGTATATCATTTACCAAGAGAAATCAAGTGAAATGTTACATGATGAGGTTGAATATGATATGGATAGTGAGGATGAAAAATGGTTagaagaatttaataaaactaccaataataattattctgAAGATATTTTTGAATATGTTATTGATCGTTTAGAGAAAGaaacttttaaatat AAACAAGAGATTGGAAGTGATATGTTTCCACATTTTAGTTCAGTTGAAGCAGATGATGTTTGTGGTGTTTGTTTTGATGGTACATCTGATGATACAAATCAAATTGTATATTGTGATGGTTGTGATATAGCAGTGCACCAAGATTGTTATGGTATACTATTGATCCCCGAAGGTCATTGGTTTTGTCAAAAATGTGAATCACCAGATAAAGATTCAATTTCATGTGttttatgttttaaaaagaatggtTCTTTCAAACAAACTATCGATGGTGAATGGGTTCATTTGGTTTGTGCCTATAATATACCAGAACTATCTCAAATTATAA aaaaaggtaGTGGTAGAGAAAAACTTGGTCCCCCAGGACTACTTagtaatattttaaagaaaagaaagaaattaaaatgtaTTATATGTAAAAAAATAGGTGGTGCTTGCATTCAGTGTCGTGAAAGACATTGTTCTGTGGCATTTCACCCTTATTGtataaaaatgaatcaaaAATCAATGATTGATGAAAACTTAAATCCTCATATaatattttgtaaaaaacAT tttttaagaaataataatataaatggaaatgttaaagatattttagatgatgatggtagtagtagtgatggtagtgaaaaagaaaatagtagtgacgatgatgattatACAGATAGTAGTGATGAACATGATATAtctggtgatgatgataatgatgatgatgataatgatgacgATAGTTTCGAGGTAATTAAAACGCCCTCTAAAAAATCtcatatttcaaataaatcttCAAAATCTACACCATCTAAATCTAATAcgaatttaaaatcaaaaccacaaccaccaaaaccaaagttaaaatcaaaatcaaaatctacACCATCTAAAAAAAAGGCAAAtcataaaaagaaaaaaaaaaaaattgattcaactgatgaagatgaagatagcaataatgaaaaagaggATGAgaatgaagaagatgaagatgaagaagatagcgaagaagaagaagaagaggaagaggaagagaaagaagaaaaagaaaaaataaataataaaaataaaaagagaaataataaaaataataaaaataataatattattattgatggtagaaaaaagaagaaattaaaaacaacagatagtaataataataaagtggCTACTGTCACAGCAAAAgatacaacaactacaacaactacaactacaacaacaacaactactacatcaacaactactacaggTATTACAGCAAAGAAAGTAGgtttaatatcatcatcaagaGCAGCAAAAGTAATTAGAAAAGTTCCAAGTACATTTGTTCATGCAGTTTATGATTATTGGGTAAAGAAAAGGATATCAAGAAGTGGTTTAGcattaattaaaagattcCAACCATCGATTCTATTTAGTTTGAGATCAACATTACATGCAAAAGATCCAGGTATTAATTCAGTTTcagattataataaaatgttaTCAATTCGTGAAGATTTGGAAAGAACTAGAACCATCTTGGAGTTGGTAAAGAAAAGAGAGAAACAAAAGAGAGAactaattataaatatacgTAATGAAATCGAGTCTACAATACTTAATGATTATTACTTTCTTAGAATGGTTTTAAAGAGTTTGGAATCCATTGAACAATTAAGACCTTTCTATGTACCAGTTTTGGAAGAAGAAGCACCTTCTTACTTTTTAATCATTAAACAACCAATGTCATTTCAACAAATTAAACAATCTCTAAACACTTATGCCTACGAGAATACTGATGACTTTTGGAAAGATATAACTTTGATCTATACAAACgctcaattatttaattgttcaaaAACTTCAGTTTATAAAGCCTCTCGTTTACTTCAAGAGATTGCTAATAAACTAGAATCTGATTGTCCTCCAAAAGTAACCCCTGAAGAATTGGATGACTTTATAAAGAATATTAAATATCCTTCAAAGAAACTTTTAACAACTAATcacaaaaaattttcaacacCATTAAAATCAGTATCATCATcagtatcatcatcatcatcatcatcaaatacaacaaatacaCAGTCAACACCAATAAAAACTACTCCAACTGAAACACCAAAACCAACAAGTAGAACAAGATCAATGGTAGctcaagaacaagaacaagaacaaggaAAAGGAAAGgaaaaagaacaagaaaaagaaaaagaacaagGAAAAGGAAAAGGAAAggaaaaggaaaaagaaaaagaaaaagaaaaagaaaaagaaaaagaaaaagaaaaagaaaaggaaaaagaaaaggaaaaagaaaaggaaaaagaaaaggaaaaagaaaaggaaaatGAAGAACAAGTAATACCAAAGAAACGAAGAGGTTGTCCATCACAACCTGCACCTCGAACAAGACAATCAGATTCAAAATTGGCTTCAATCGAACCAACAGAAGATCAACGACTCTCAAAAACACCTCCAACCTCAAAAGCCACATCATCAAAAACTACTCAACCTATAACACCAAAAACTCCACAACCTACAACACCAAAAACTCCACAACCTGCAACACCAAAAACTCCACAACCTCCAAGAACTACACCAACATCGTCTTCAAAAACTCCTAATATTACCTCTCCAATGTCAGCATCTAAAATAATTACAAGATCTTCCACACCATCAAAAACTACCCtccaaaaaaaagaaatcccACCACAAAAGAAAATTACTGCAAAACAAACTCCTCAAAGAATAATCAAACCAACTCTAAAATCTCAACAAGTAATACCagcaacaacctcaacaatatcaagaacaagaagaaatttacaaaaacaacTTGAAGAAACATTGGAGAATGACCAAGATCAAAAGGAATTGGTTgaggaaaatgaaaatgaaaatgaaaatgaaaatgaaaatgaaaatgaaaatgaaaatgaaaatgaaaatgaaaatgaaaatgaaaatgaaaatgaagaggAAGAGATTGAAGAACAGGAAATGAAACAAAAAGAGGagaaagaagaagaggaagaagatgatgaaggaGAAGAACAAAAAGGAATTATTCAAAAAGGTGATGAAATAGATACAGATGTTGAAGATTATGGAgtaaagagaaaaaagaaatcattatcaccattGAAACTAACCATTCCAAATACAAATCAGCTAATGTTATTGGATACAATGAATACCCagactgaaaaaaaaagtagaaGTAAATCTATCCTCGATCAAACTACTAAAGATCTTTTCGTTGTTCCTCAAATCATTAAAAGGGTTGCAATTATGTCACAACTCAAGCATATACCTTTAGAAATAAATTTCTCAAAAGAAATCACTGATGATCTTAGAGAATTACTCTCAATAACTCAAGAAATTCAGTCGATTGAAAAAGGTGGTTTCCTTTCTCATGCCAATAGAGCCGTCTCTAGCAAAGAAGGTTTAAAATTCATTGAACATATTGATCTACGTATTTTCAGAGGTACCTATGATCATgacaaaaaattattttggtaCCATCTTGAAAAAATCGCTCAACGTATCCCCCctcaattttcaaaatcaaaaaaactaACATTGGAAAAAATTTCTGAactaaaagaaaaatatgaACAAAACCATCCAGAAATTCTtgatgaagaaaataatgaagaagaaaacgatgaataa